From one Dama dama isolate Ldn47 chromosome 4, ASM3311817v1, whole genome shotgun sequence genomic stretch:
- the KLC3 gene encoding kinesin light chain 3, translating to MSVQVAAPGGVGLGPERPSPEELVRQTRQVVKGLEALRAEHRGLAGHLAEALAAQGPAAGLELLEEKQQVVSHALEAIELGLGEAQVLLALSAHVGALEAEKQRLRAQARRLAQENAWLREELEETQRRLRASEEAVAQLEEEKSHLEFLGQLRQYDPPAESQQPESPPRRDSLASLFPSEEEERRGPEAAGAAAAQQGGYEIPARLRTLHNLVIQYASQGRYEVAVPLCRQALEDLERSSGHCHPDVATMLNILALVYRDQNKYKEATDLLHDALQIREQTLGPEHPAVAATLNNLAVLYGKRGRYREAEPLCQRALEIREKVLGADHPDVAKQLNNLALLCQNQGKFEEVERHYARALSIYEALGGPHDPNVAKTKNNLASAYLKQNKYQQAEELYKEILRREALPAPLGAPNTGTTGDAQQQTLRRSSSFSKLRESIRRGSEKLVSRLRGEGAAGAAGMKRAMSLSMLNTDGSRVPENQFPRQHLSEASRTLSASTQDLGPR from the exons ATGTCCGTGCAGGTGGCAGCCCCGGGAGGCGTGGGGCTGGGCCCGGAGCGCCCAAGCCCTGAGGAGCTGGTGCGGCAGACGCGGCAAGTGGTGAAGGGGCTGGAGGCCCTGCGGGCAGAGCACCGGGGCCTGGCCGGGCACTTGGCGGAGGCCCTGGCGGCCCAGGGCCCGGCGGCTGGCCTGGAGCTGCTGGAAGAGAAGCAGCAGGTGGTGAGCCACGCACTGGAGGCCATCGAGCTGGGGCTGGGTGAGGCCCAG GTGCTGCTGGCGCTGTCGGCTCATGTGGGCGCGCTGGAGGCAGAGAAGCAGCGGCTGCGGGCGCAGGCCCGGCGGCTGGCCCAGGAGAACGCGTGGCTGcgggaggagctggaggagacgCAGCGGCGGCTGCGGGCCAGCGAGGAGGCCGTGGCCcagctggaggaggagaagagccACCTGGAGTTCCTGGGGCAGCTGCGGCAGTATGACCCGCCCGCGGAGAGCCAG CAGCCCGAGTCCCCCCCTCGCCGGGACAGCCTGGCCTCCCTGTTCCCCAGTGAGGAGGAGGAACGGAGAG GCCCCGAGGCAGCGGGGGCTGCGGCGGCCCAGCAGGGCGGCTACGAGATCCCGGCCCGCCTGCGGACCCTGCACAACCTGGTGATACAGTACGCGAGCCAGGGCCGCTATGAGGTGGCCGTGCCGCTGTGCCGGCAGGCCCTGGAGGACCTGGAGCGGAGCTCGGGCCACTGCCACCCCGACGTGGCCACCATGCTCAACATCCTGGCGCTGGTGTACCG AGACCAGAACAAGTACAAAGAGGCCACAGACCTGCTCCACGATGCCCTGCAGATCCGGGAGCAGACGCTGGGCCCCGAGCACcctgcg GTGGCCGCCACCCTCAACAACCTGGCCGTCCTCTACGGGAAGCGCGGGCGTTACCGGGAGGCAGAGCCCCTGTGCCAGCGTGCCCTGGAGATCCGGGAGAAG GTCCTGGGTGCCGACCACCCGGATGTGGCCAAGCAGCTCAACAACCTGGCCCTGCTCTGCCAGAACCAGGGCAAGTTCGAGGAGGTGGAGCGGCACTACGCCCGGGCCCTGAGCATTTACGAGGCCCTGGGCGGGCCGCACGACCCCAACGTGGCCAAGACGAAGAACAACCTG GCCTCAGCCTACCTGAAGCAGAACAAGTACCAGCAGGCGGAAGAGCTGTACAAAGAGATCCTCCGCAGGGAGGCCCTGCCTGCCCCGCTCG GAGCCCCCAACACAGGCACCACCGGTGACGCACAGCAGCAG ACCCTTCGTCGGAGCAGCTCCTTCTCTAAGCTCCGGGAGTCCATCCGGCGTGGAAGCGAGAAGCTGGTCTCCCGGCTCCGAGGCGAGGGGGCGGCAGGGGCGGCCGG GATGAAGAGGGCCATGTCGCTCAGCATGCTGAACACGGATGGCTCAAGGGTGCCTGAGAACCAG TTCCCCAGGCAGCACCTGAGCGAGGCCTCGCGGACCCTCAGCGCCAGCACCCAGGACCTGGGCCCCCGCTAG